One Chitinophagales bacterium genomic window, GCGAATTTCTACCAGTTATCGGTTGGAGAAATTATCAGCCAAAAGAATCAAGATATCTATCACCTAGAAGGTGCTCATGGCGTAGCTATTAAAAGCCAGAATCCTACATTTAATTATAACGTAGATATACCATCACTTGAGAAAGCAGTAAGTGTGCTTACTGATATTATCAAAATGAGTAAGAAGAAGTAGTGTTTGTAATAAATGAGGGTAGAATTTAGACTCTCAAACTTCAAAAATCGGATTTTAACATTTTCGTTTTTTGGAGATTGAAGTATAGGAATTCTATTAATTAGCTTTAAATAAATATTCTTTTATTAAGGTACAGCCTGCTGTGGCATTGGAAGAAAGTGATTTAAATTTTATTGAATGTTTGCATTGTCTATAACTTATTCCAAAGATTACTTAAGCTTTTAAAACACTTCCTCATTTTACCTAACAAAATGAGATTATTCTTTTAACAAAATTTCAAATTTGTAGTTATCTTTGTGATACAGGAATAATTGAGGAAAGAGATTCATTCTTCAACCTTAAAATTGTACGCATATAAAGTAATTATTGGAAACTCAAATTATCTTATACATGGAATTAGTAAGAAGTATCACTAAAATATTCACACTTAAAACTTATAATATGAAAAAATTTATTGCAATTATTATAGTCTTAACATTTGCCCATTACAGTATCAGAGGTCAAGGCTCTAGCAGCCTTATTGTGCCTACTAATAAGATTAGTACTTATTTAGATAGTTTCAACTATGGGGCTTTTTATTTGAAAGTACAAATAGTTCCTGACAGTTTCTTTTCGAGATCAAAATCAATTTATAAAATTGGAGTTTTTGATCAATTTAAACTCTCA contains:
- a CDS encoding helix-turn-helix transcriptional regulator: MDINSLTASKIKELRLETGKPQNTIAKELGMSPSAYVRLENGNVDIDLKTLEVVANFYQLSVGEIISQKNQDIYHLEGAHGVAIKSQNPTFNYNVDIPSLEKAVSVLTDIIKMSKKK